In one window of Capra hircus breed San Clemente chromosome 28, ASM170441v1, whole genome shotgun sequence DNA:
- the COMTD1 gene encoding catechol O-methyltransferase domain-containing protein 1 produces MTQPVPRISVPAALALGSAALGVAFASGLFLGRWFPPWRSRIEKRLLPPEDSPLWQYLLSRSMREHPALRSLRLLTLEQPQGDSMMTREQAQLLANLARLIKAKKALDLGTFTGYSALALALALPPAGCVVTCEVDAGPPELGRPLWRQAEEEHKIDLRLKPALETLDELLAAGEAGTFDVAVVDADKENCTAYYERCLQLLRPGGVLAVLSVLCQGEVLQPKPQDKAVQCVQNLNERILRDARVHISLLPLGDGLTLAFKI; encoded by the exons ATGACCCAGCCAGTGCCCCGAATCTCTGTGCCCGCTGCGCTGGCCCTGGGCTCGGCCGCGCTGGGCGTTGCCTTCGCCAGCGGCCTCTTCCTGG GGAGATGGTTCCCTCCTTGGCGATCCCGGATAGAGAAGCGCCTGCTGCCCCCTGAGGACAGCCCCCTGTGGCAGTATCTGCTGAGCCGTTCCATGCGGGAGCACCCGGCGCTGCGGAGCCTGCGGCTG CTGACCCTGGAGCAGCCGCAGGGGGATTCCATGATGACCCGTGAGCAGGCCCAGCTCTTGGCCAACCTGGCTCGCCTCATCAAAGCTAAGAAGGCACTGGACCTGG GCACTTTCACAGGCTACTCAGCCCTAGCGTTGGCCTTGGCCCTTCCCCCGGCCGGGTGCGTGGTGACCTGCGAGGTGGACGCAGGGCCCCCCGAGCTGGGGCGTCCCCTGTGGAGGCAG GCTGAAGAGGAGCACAAAATCGACCTTCGGTTGAAGCCCGCCCTGGAGACCCTGG ACGAGCTCCTGGCCGCGGGTGAGGCCGGCACCTTCGACGTCGCTGTGGTGGACGCGGATAAGGAAAACTGCACCGCCTACTATGAGCGGTGTCTGCAGCTGCTGCGGCCCGGAGGTGTCCTCGCTGTGCTCAGT GTCCTGTGTCAGGGAGAGGTGTTGCAGCCTAAACCACAGGACAAGGCGGTCCAGTGTGTTCAAAACCTGAACGAGCGCATTCTGCGGGATGCCAGGGTCCACATCAGCCTCCTGCCCCTGGGCGACGGCCTCACCTTAGCCTTCAAGATCTAG